A genome region from Candidatus Binatia bacterium includes the following:
- a CDS encoding DUF6788 family protein — MASDREQTQRRRRVLREQLRALSVGSLMRGSLVERVRRCGRPNCACADDPRRQHAGKFLTVQLDGRTHALHVRPEDEARVRAAIGAYTRLWKLINELTACELSDLRREARERRRARRRRRR; from the coding sequence ATGGCGTCGGACCGCGAACAGACCCAACGTCGCCGTCGCGTCCTGCGCGAGCAATTGCGCGCGCTGAGCGTGGGGTCGCTGATGCGTGGCTCGCTGGTGGAGCGCGTGCGCCGCTGCGGTCGTCCGAACTGCGCCTGCGCCGACGATCCACGCAGGCAGCACGCGGGGAAGTTTCTCACGGTGCAGCTCGACGGGCGCACGCACGCCCTGCACGTGCGTCCCGAAGACGAGGCCCGGGTGCGCGCGGCCATCGGCGCGTACACCCGGCTGTGGAAGCTGATCAACGAGCTCACCGCGTGCGAGCTCTCGGATCTGAGGCGCGAGGCGCGCGAGCGCCG